One Hydrogenobacter sp. genomic window carries:
- a CDS encoding tetratricopeptide repeat protein — translation MGRLLLFMISFFAFSCAQKTIVVKEEYDRRPPGLVIASENALENGKKQLAKWHCKQAIHEFNKAVEKDPKNFEALYWLGVAEGMCGYYSQAYNRLIYVVRYAPDDVWKARVYATIGVTLLYMEKPEDATLYFERAKSIDPGNELVATYYEGERIKGKKHGIKKKLKHGEGYEITLRWLH, via the coding sequence ATGGGTAGGTTATTACTTTTTATGATCAGCTTTTTTGCATTTTCGTGTGCGCAAAAGACGATAGTTGTAAAAGAGGAATACGATAGGAGACCACCGGGACTCGTTATAGCTTCGGAAAATGCTTTGGAAAACGGTAAGAAACAGCTCGCTAAATGGCACTGCAAACAGGCTATACATGAGTTTAACAAAGCGGTTGAGAAAGACCCTAAGAACTTTGAAGCTCTCTACTGGCTCGGTGTGGCAGAAGGTATGTGCGGATACTACTCTCAAGCTTACAACAGATTGATCTATGTGGTAAGGTATGCCCCTGACGATGTTTGGAAAGCCAGAGTATACGCTACCATAGGTGTTACGCTTCTTTACATGGAAAAGCCAGAGGATGCTACCTTATACTTTGAGAGAGCAAAGAGCATAGATCCGGGAAACGAACTTGTTGCTACTTACTACGAAGGTGAGCGCATAAAGGGGAAAAAGCATGGGATTAAAAAGAAACTTAAACATGGAGAGGGATACGAGATAACCCTCCGCTGGTTACACTAA